In Fluviicola taffensis DSM 16823, the following are encoded in one genomic region:
- a CDS encoding TonB-dependent receptor plug domain-containing protein — protein MLKTNVLLAIIACISSFTHAQKLQIVDDYTKQPIANAVVVQNQKTYTSNAIGLMDLTGITVPSEILLEHPNYTSKTIQISNNELTVISLLEKTIDLDEVTVSSSRFLEKKSDVPKRIETIRSSEIQRMNQSSTADLLASNGAVFIQKSQLGGGSPVIRGFETNKILLVVDGIPLNNAIYRGGHLQNVLTIDPAALESVEIVYGPGSVVYGSDALGGVMHFHTMKPQFSETDSILIKTNSFARYFSAANGFSGHASLNLGWKRWSSFTSFTYSHFGDLTQGKVRKSKYPDFGERTFYVDRINDVDSMVNNSNKNKQVGSAYSQYDIIQKIAFKQNDHIVHTLNMQLSNSSDIDRYDRLTQTKNGLPRFSEWYYGPQFRALIAYDLSINQKSKIYDQVKVNASQQWIEESRHDRAYKSDFLNHRTEKVLVSTLLVDLEKRLGKHEIRYGIFAKYDQVQSTANKQNILVDTSGSLDTRYPDGGSSMSTGAIYVTDVIEISDKFILSGGIRANYVHLKAKFNDRTFYPFPYSEAKQNNSALNGNLGVILQPIKSIRISLNGSTGFRAPNIDDLAKVFESVVETNNTSGKLVVPNTNLKPETVYSGELGISYRYKDNIQVSALGYYSRIENVIAILPSTLNGSDTAFYNNNYVDVYSAKNANYGIVYGAEGSIKAQFLKHWVVTSSINYTQGRVYVEGDEKPLDHIPPVYGKTSLQFTWKKLQTEFFTQYSGWKKLADYSDSGEDNLAYATADGMPNWITYNLRIGYQFNSKLSAQVACENILDQNYRTFASNISAPGRNFIVTLRLNTF, from the coding sequence ATGCTCAAAACCAACGTATTATTAGCAATTATAGCTTGCATATCCTCCTTCACACATGCTCAAAAACTTCAAATTGTAGATGACTACACGAAGCAGCCAATTGCCAACGCTGTCGTAGTTCAAAACCAAAAAACATACACATCAAATGCTATCGGGTTAATGGATTTAACAGGAATAACTGTTCCATCTGAAATCCTGCTCGAGCATCCGAATTATACCAGCAAGACAATACAAATATCCAATAATGAATTAACTGTTATTTCCTTACTCGAAAAAACCATCGATCTGGATGAAGTTACAGTTTCATCAAGTAGGTTCTTAGAGAAGAAATCTGATGTTCCGAAACGAATTGAAACAATCAGGAGTTCAGAGATCCAGAGAATGAATCAAAGTAGTACCGCAGATTTACTGGCGTCTAATGGAGCAGTTTTCATCCAAAAATCACAATTGGGAGGTGGTTCACCAGTGATAAGAGGCTTTGAAACCAATAAAATACTTCTCGTGGTTGATGGCATTCCATTGAATAATGCCATTTACAGGGGGGGACATCTTCAGAATGTCCTGACAATCGATCCAGCGGCTTTAGAAAGTGTAGAAATCGTTTATGGGCCAGGTTCTGTTGTATACGGGTCAGATGCACTTGGGGGAGTAATGCATTTTCATACTATGAAACCCCAATTCTCTGAAACCGATTCGATACTGATCAAAACGAACTCATTTGCACGATACTTTTCAGCTGCAAATGGTTTCTCCGGACATGCGTCTTTAAACCTTGGCTGGAAACGCTGGTCTTCATTTACAAGTTTTACGTATTCCCATTTTGGTGACTTAACTCAAGGAAAAGTAAGAAAAAGTAAGTATCCGGATTTTGGTGAAAGAACATTCTATGTTGATCGAATCAATGATGTAGATTCGATGGTGAATAATTCAAACAAAAATAAGCAGGTAGGATCTGCATACTCACAATACGATATTATTCAAAAAATTGCATTTAAGCAGAATGATCACATAGTTCATACCTTGAATATGCAGCTTTCAAATTCTTCTGATATCGATCGATACGACAGACTTACCCAGACAAAAAATGGGCTTCCCCGCTTTTCTGAATGGTATTACGGCCCTCAATTCAGAGCTTTAATCGCTTATGATTTATCGATCAACCAAAAAAGTAAAATCTATGATCAGGTGAAAGTGAATGCTTCTCAGCAATGGATTGAAGAAAGCCGCCATGACAGAGCCTATAAATCAGACTTTTTAAATCATCGAACTGAAAAAGTATTGGTTAGTACACTACTCGTTGATTTGGAGAAAAGACTGGGAAAACATGAAATCAGATATGGGATATTTGCGAAATATGATCAGGTTCAGTCGACCGCAAACAAACAAAACATATTAGTTGACACGTCAGGTTCTTTAGATACCCGCTATCCTGATGGAGGATCTTCCATGTCGACTGGTGCTATTTACGTAACAGATGTGATTGAGATTTCGGATAAGTTTATTTTAAGCGGTGGAATCCGGGCCAACTACGTTCATCTTAAAGCTAAATTTAATGATCGGACATTTTACCCTTTTCCATACAGCGAAGCAAAGCAAAACAATAGTGCTCTGAACGGTAATCTGGGAGTGATTCTACAACCAATTAAGAGCATTCGGATTTCATTGAACGGATCAACCGGATTCAGAGCTCCCAATATTGATGATTTGGCAAAAGTTTTTGAATCGGTAGTTGAAACAAACAATACCTCTGGAAAATTGGTGGTTCCAAATACAAACTTGAAACCTGAAACTGTATATAGCGGGGAATTAGGTATAAGCTATCGGTACAAGGATAATATTCAGGTGTCGGCTCTGGGTTATTATTCCAGAATAGAAAATGTGATTGCCATACTCCCATCTACTTTAAACGGTTCTGATACTGCTTTTTACAATAATAACTATGTAGATGTTTATTCCGCTAAAAATGCAAATTATGGTATCGTATACGGTGCTGAAGGAAGTATTAAAGCTCAATTTCTGAAACATTGGGTCGTGACTTCTTCCATTAACTACACACAAGGCCGCGTTTATGTTGAAGGCGATGAAAAGCCATTAGACCACATACCGCCTGTATATGGAAAAACTTCCCTTCAGTTTACCTGGAAAAAACTGCAGACCGAGTTTTTCACTCAATACTCTGGTTGGAAAAAACTAGCCGATTATTCAGATAGTGGTGAAGATAATTTGGCCTATGCAACAGCAGACGGAATGCCAAATTGGATTACTTACAACTTAAGAATCGGGTATCAATTTAATTCTAAATTGTCTGCTCAGGTTGCTTGCGAAAATATATTGGACCAAAATTACAGAACGTTCGCATCAAATATTAGTGCACCCGGAAGAAATTTCATTGTTACATTGAGATTAAACACCTTTTAA
- a CDS encoding sulfite exporter TauE/SafE family protein, which produces MVIEYITICFFSLLGSGLTFFSGFGLGTILVPIFAIFFPLELAISLTAIVHFLNNAFKLYLVGKNANRNIVLKFGIPAIVSAFIGAYILTLISDMEPILMYSMFNISGSITITKLIVGGLLFFFALFDIIPGLSKLEFNKKYIPLGGFLSGFFGGLSGNQGALRTAFLIRAGLSKEQFVATGVVIAILIDISRLGIYSSDIVKQHDKLDYLLLTMAVLSAFLGAYAGNKLLKKVTIRFLQNFVAIMLLLFSILLMTGIL; this is translated from the coding sequence ATGGTAATCGAGTATATAACCATTTGCTTTTTTTCATTACTTGGTTCTGGACTAACATTTTTTTCTGGTTTTGGGCTCGGAACTATTTTGGTTCCCATATTTGCTATTTTCTTTCCGTTGGAACTGGCTATTTCATTAACGGCGATTGTTCACTTTCTCAACAATGCATTTAAACTCTATTTGGTGGGAAAGAATGCAAACAGGAACATTGTACTAAAATTTGGTATTCCAGCAATTGTATCTGCATTTATCGGCGCATACATTTTGACTCTCATATCCGATATGGAGCCAATACTGATGTATTCCATGTTCAATATAAGTGGTAGTATTACAATTACGAAACTCATAGTTGGGGGATTACTTTTCTTTTTTGCGCTTTTTGACATCATCCCTGGCTTATCGAAACTGGAATTTAACAAGAAGTATATCCCTCTTGGTGGATTTTTGAGCGGTTTTTTCGGTGGATTGTCTGGAAACCAGGGAGCGCTGAGAACGGCATTTTTGATACGTGCAGGTTTGTCAAAAGAGCAGTTTGTTGCGACTGGTGTAGTGATAGCTATTTTAATTGATATTTCTAGATTAGGGATTTATTCATCCGATATTGTAAAGCAGCATGATAAACTGGATTATTTACTCTTAACGATGGCCGTTTTGTCTGCTTTTTTAGGAGCATATGCCGGAAATAAGCTATTGAAGAAAGTAACTATCCGCTTTCTCCAAAACTTCGTTGCAATTATGCTTTTACTATTTTCCATCCTTTTAATGACCGGAATTTTGTAA